One window of the Salvia miltiorrhiza cultivar Shanhuang (shh) chromosome 6, IMPLAD_Smil_shh, whole genome shotgun sequence genome contains the following:
- the LOC130987608 gene encoding 1-acyl-sn-glycerol-3-phosphate acyltransferase BAT2, chloroplastic, with translation MELSIHFSRSSFHSSSFSYSHNHPSKKGRSVSVGACSGMLASPHGFQFGCVALKRKAQRYSETYGRPHETICGLRENNYPFQRSLYHEEELHRTYNGCGRRRRKEVLRDIVVRSELAGTGTAGASYPSSEIWFNSKFRGICFYIVTSLAAITLFMPMVLQHPFVLMFDRYRRKAQYFIAKAWASLTVAPFFKIEYEGLENLPQTDTPAMYVSNHQSFLDIHTLLTLGISFKFISKTSIFLYPIIGWAMFLMGVIPLKRTDSRSQLECLKQCMSLIKKGASVFFFPEGTRSKDGKLGTFKKGAFTIAAKTGVPVVPITLIGTGKIMPPGMERELNPGSVKVIVHPYIVGNNPDELCNEARNIIAQELIRQG, from the exons ATGGAATTATCTATTCATTTTAGCCGTTCGAGTTTTCACTCTTCTTCGTTTTCGTATTCACACAACCATCCAT CTAAGAAGGGTCGATCGGTTTCCGTTGGGGCTTGCAGTGGAATG TTGGCTTCTCCTCATGGATTCCAGTTTGGCTGCGTTGCACTTAAACGGAAAGCTCAAAGATATTCAGAGACAT ATGGCCGTCCACACGAAACAATATGTGGTTTAAGGGAAAACAATTATCCTTTCCAGAGATCTTTGTACCATGAAGAGGAGCTGCACAGAACATATAATGGTTGTGGACGTCGTAGAAGGAAAGAAGTTTTAAGAGACATAGTTGTTAGGTCTGAGCTTGCAGGTACCGGAACTGCTGGAGCTTCATATCCATCGTCAG AAATTTGGTTCAATTCAAAGTTTAGAGGAATTTGCTTCTATATTGTAACATCTCTTGCTGCCATCACTTTGTTCATGCCAATGGTTCTACAGCATCCATTTGTCCTCATGTTTGATCGATATCGCAGAAAAGCCCAGTATTTTATCGCTAAAGCCTGGGCTTCTTTGACAGTTGCTCCTTTCTTCAAGATTGAGTATGAGGGATTGGAAAATCTCCCTCAAACTGATACCCCCGCCATGTACGTGTCCAACCACCAAAGTTTTTTAGACATACATACTCTTCTGACCCTTGGGATAAGCTTTAAATTCATCAGCAAGACATCGATTTTTCTTTATCCGATTATTGGATGGGCCATGTTTCTGATGGGTGTCATTCCTTTAAAGCGCACAGACAGCAGAAGCCAATTG GAATGCCTTAAGCAGTGCATGTCCCTGATCAAGAAGGGCGCATCAGTCTTTTTCTTCCCAGAGGGCACTCGGAGTAAAGATGGAAAATTGGGTACTTTTAAG AAAGGTGCGTTTACTATTGCTGCGAAGACTGGGGTACCTGTTGTTCCGATTACTCTGATTGGAACAGGCAAAATCATGCCTCCTGGAATGGAACGAGAACTGAATCCAGGATCTGTGAAAGTTATCGTTCATCCATATATAGTAGGAAATAATCCGGATGAACTCTGCAACGAGGCTAGAAATATTATTGCTCAGGAACTTATTCGTCAAGGCTAG
- the LOC130990023 gene encoding protein PELPK1-like, whose product MANRSCLSLLILLLIVAFSSMIEARGLLESPIPLPEIPKLEIPEFPKVEIPELPALPELEFPELPKLEIPVLPKPEMPELPKLEIPNLAEILPIPTLPELPESP is encoded by the coding sequence ATGGCGAATCGTAGCTGCCTTTCGTTATTAATCTTGCTCTTAATCGTCGCGTTCTCATCTATGATCGAGGCCCGAGGCCTCCTCGAATCCCCGATTCCCCTGCCGGAGATCCCGAAACTCGAGATTCCGGAATTTCCGAAGGTCGAGATTCCAGAGCTGCCGGCTTTGCCAGAATTGGAGTTTCCAGAATTGCCAAAATTGGAAATCCCAGTTCTGCCAAAGCCGGAGATGCCAGAATTGCCGAAACTCGAGATTCCGAATTTAGCTGAAATATTGCCTATTCCCACATTGCCCGAGCTACCGGAGTCGCCTTGA
- the LOC130987604 gene encoding probable cyclic nucleotide-gated ion channel 5 yields MFDCGPKTQYITGQRDKFVRLDDLDSRLSSPSTSVATNKCGLSIEGLGRGNHRNPAPSKSFKRGMKKGSQGLKSIGRSLGFGVSRAVFPEDLKVSEKRIFDPQDKLLTLWNKLFVMSCILGVSVDPLFFFLPVFNKSSNCLDIDRKLAITATTLRTIVDAFYLIHMVLQFRTAYIAPSSRVFGRGELVIDPGQIAKRYLKCYFIIDFLAVLPLPQIVVWRFLQRSNGSDVLATKQALFFIILLQYIPRFTRIMPLTSELKRTSGVFAETAWAGAVSYLLLYMLASHIVGAFWYLLSVERNDTCWQKACKHNGNSCTTDFLYCGNQYMVNYDIWSNISEGVLTSACPVGDIDNPPFDFGIFRQALESGIVSSKNFLSKYCYCLWWGLQNLSTLGQGLQTSTYPGESIFSIALAILGLILFALLIGNMQTYLQSLTIRLEEMRVKRRDSEQWMHHRLLPPDLRERVRRYDQYKWLETRGVDEQSLVESLPKDLRRDIKRHLCLALVKRVPLFENMDERLLDAICERLKPCLYTESTYIVREGDPVDEMIFLIRGRLESVTTDGGRSGFFNRSLLKEGDFCGEELLTWALDPKSGSNLPSSTRTVRALTEVEAFALTADELKFVASQFRRLHSRQVQHTFRFYSQQWRTWAACFIQAAWRRYSKRKLLELQRKKEEEEAELAGASSNAGSGSYSIGATFLASKFAANALRGVHRNRNLKSARELVKLQKPPEPDFTADAD; encoded by the exons atgtttgattgtggtCCAAAGACTCAATACATCACTGGGCAGCGGGACAAGTTTGTAAG ATTGGATGACTTGGATTCCAGACTCTCATCCCCATCTACTTCAGTTGCTACAAACAAATGTGGCTTGAGTATCGAGGGTTTGGGCCGTGGTAATCATAGAAATCCTGCTCCATCAAAATCCTTTAAGAGAGGAATGAAGAAAGGATCTCAAGGTCTAAAATCTATTGGTCGGTCCCTTGGTTTTGGTGTCTCGCGAGCAGTTTTCCCGGAGGACCTCAAGGTGTCAGAGAAGAGGATTTTTGACCCCCAAGACAAACTCCTTACCCTTTGGAACAAGCTTTTTGTGATGTCATGTATTCTGGGAGTGTCTGTTGATCCTCTGTTTTTCTTTCTTCCAGTTTttaataaatcatcaaattgcCTGGATATAGATAGAAAATTGGCCATCACGGCTACAACACTGCGCACAATTGTTGATGCTTTCTATCTTATTCACATGGTTCTCCAATTCCGGACTGCTTATATAGCCCCATCATCCCGTGTGTTTGGACGAGGTGAACTTGTAATTGATCCTGGACAGATTGCTAAGCGGTACTTGAAGTGCTATTTCATCATTGATTTCCTTGCAGTGCTTCCCCTCCCACAG ATTGTTGTCTGGAGATTTCTGCAGAGGTCAAATGGATCAGATGTACTGGCTACAAAGCAagcattatttttcatcattttgctCCAATATATTCCTAGATTCACCCGAATTATGCCACTTACTTCAGAATTAAAAAGAACTTCTGGTGTCTTTGCTGAAACTGCATGGGCTGGTGCAGTGTCCTACTTGCTGCTGTACATGCTTGCCAGTCAT ATAGTTGGGGCTTTCTGGTACTTGTTATCTGTGGAGCGCAATGACACATGCTGGCAAAAAGCTTGTAAACATAATGGAAACAGCTGTACCACCGATTTCTTATATTGTGGAAATCAATATATGGTTAATTATGATATCTGGAGCAACATTAGTGAAGGAGTTTTAACCTCAGCGTGCCCTGTGGGCGATATAGACAATCCAccatttgattttggaattttcaGGCAAGCTTTGGAATCTGGGATAGTTTCATCAAAAAATTTCTTGTCAAAATATTGTTACTGTTTATGGTGGGGGCTGCAGAATCTGAG TACTCTTGGACAAGGACTACAAACCAGCACTTACCCTGGAGAGTCTATATTCAGCATTGCACTAGCCATCTTGGGACTCATTCTTTTTGCACTCTTGATTGGGAATATGCAG ACATACCTTCAGTCCCTCACCATTCGCCTTGAAGAGATGAGAGTTAAAAGGCGTGACTCTGAGCAATGGATGCATCATCGCTTGCTCCCACCAGACCTCAGGGAGCGGGTCAGACGCTACGATCAATACAAGTGGTTGGAAACACGGGGTGTGGACGAGCAAAGTTTGGTTGAGAGTTTACCAAAAGATCTTAGAAGAGACATAAAACGTCATCTTTGTCTGGCATTAGTCAAGAGG GTCCCACTCTTCGAGAATATGGATGAGAGATTGCTTGATGCCATCTGTGAGCGGCTGAAACCTTGTTTATACACCGAAAGTACTTACATCGTCCGCGAGGGGGATCCTGTCGACGAGATGATATTTCTCATACGCGGCCGCCTCGAGAGTGTAACCACCGACGGTGGAAGAAGCGGGTTTTTCAACCGTAGTTTACTCAAAGAAGGAGACTTTTGCGGCGAGGAGCTTCTCACGTGGGCGCTAGATCCAAAGTCCGGTTCCAACCTGCCGTCCTCCACTAGGACCGTGAGGGCGCTGACCGAAGTGGAAGCTTTCGCCCTGACAGCCGACGAGCTGAAATTCGTTGCCAGCCAGTTCAGACGGCTCCACAGCAGACAGGTCCAGCACACATTCCGTTTCTACTCGCAGCAGTGGCGCACCTGGGCCGCCTGCTTCATTCAGGCAGCGTGGCGACGCTACTCCAAGAGGAAACTCCTCGAGCTGCAGAGGAAGAAGGAAGAGGAGGAGGCGGAATTAGCCGGGGCGAGCAGCAACGCCGGCAGCGGCTCGTACAGCATCGGTGCTACTTTCTTGGCTTCCAAGTTCGCTGCAAACGCGCTGCGCGGGGTCCACAGAAATAGGAACCTCAAGAGCGCCCGGGAGCTGGTCAAGCTACAGAAGCCACCGGAGCCTGATTTTACTGCCGATGCAG